A genomic stretch from Candidatus Nitrotoga arctica includes:
- a CDS encoding glutamate synthase subunit beta: MGKITGFMEFRRLSEHSLPVAERLKNYQEFIPRLSDQQTSVQGSRCMDCGIPFCTTGCPVNNIIPDWNDLVYRGNWKQALDVLHSTNNFPEFTGRICPAPCEAACTLTINDDAVGIKSIEHAIIDKGWEEGWVTPQPAQTKSGKRIAVVGSGPAGLACAQQLARVGHDVVVFEKNDRIGGLLRYGIPDFKLEKSHIDRRIEQMRAEGVEFRVEQHIGVQVSAQKLKDEFDAVVLTGGAEQPRDLPVPGRELQGVHFAMEFLPQQNRVVAGDVVPDQIKATGKHVVVIGGGDTGSDCVGTSNRQGAASVTQFEVMPRPPEQENKPLIWPYWPMKLRTSSSHDEGCHRDWAVATKELTGNNGKVEKLHAVRVEWKDGKMQEVPGSEIEMKADLVLLAMGFVSPVPQILEAFGVEKDGRGNAKAVTDGAGYYQTSVDKVFAAGDMRRGQSLVVWAIREGRQAARAVDEYLMGSSSLPL; the protein is encoded by the coding sequence ATGGGTAAGATTACCGGGTTCATGGAATTTCGCCGCTTAAGCGAGCACAGCTTGCCGGTCGCGGAACGCCTGAAAAATTATCAGGAATTCATACCGCGTCTGAGCGACCAGCAGACTTCCGTGCAGGGTTCGCGCTGTATGGACTGTGGCATTCCATTTTGTACTACAGGTTGCCCGGTTAATAACATCATCCCGGACTGGAATGATTTGGTTTATCGCGGCAACTGGAAGCAGGCGCTGGACGTGCTGCATTCTACTAACAACTTTCCAGAATTCACCGGACGTATTTGTCCTGCACCGTGTGAGGCGGCCTGCACATTGACCATTAATGACGATGCGGTAGGCATAAAATCAATCGAGCATGCCATTATCGATAAAGGCTGGGAAGAAGGCTGGGTGACGCCGCAACCAGCACAGACCAAGTCCGGCAAAAGGATTGCCGTGGTTGGCTCTGGCCCCGCTGGCTTAGCTTGTGCGCAACAATTAGCACGTGTGGGGCATGACGTGGTGGTATTCGAGAAAAATGATCGAATTGGTGGCCTTTTACGTTATGGCATTCCCGACTTCAAACTTGAAAAATCGCACATTGACCGTCGCATAGAACAGATGCGCGCCGAAGGTGTGGAATTCCGCGTCGAGCAGCATATCGGCGTGCAGGTGTCGGCACAAAAATTGAAGGACGAGTTCGACGCCGTGGTATTAACGGGTGGGGCTGAGCAGCCACGCGACTTGCCAGTGCCAGGGCGCGAGTTGCAAGGAGTACACTTCGCAATGGAATTTCTGCCGCAACAGAACAGAGTCGTGGCGGGGGACGTGGTGCCCGATCAGATTAAAGCGACTGGCAAACATGTGGTGGTAATCGGCGGCGGCGACACTGGTTCCGACTGTGTAGGTACGTCCAACCGCCAAGGCGCAGCTTCGGTGACCCAGTTTGAGGTCATGCCGCGCCCGCCCGAGCAGGAGAATAAGCCGCTGATCTGGCCTTACTGGCCAATGAAACTACGCACTTCCAGCTCTCATGATGAAGGCTGTCACCGTGATTGGGCTGTGGCGACCAAGGAATTAACCGGCAACAATGGCAAGGTCGAAAAATTGCATGCCGTGCGCGTCGAATGGAAAGATGGAAAAATGCAGGAAGTGCCGGGCAGCGAAATTGAGATGAAAGCCGATCTCGTGCTTTTGGCTATGGGCTTCGTCAGCCCGGTGCCGCAAATCCTGGAAGCGTTTGGCGTTGAAAAAGATGGCCGCGGCAATGCCAAGGCTGTCACTGATGGAGCGGGCTATTATCAGACATCGGTGGATAAGGTTTTCGCTGCTGGCGATATGCGTCGCGGCCAGTCGCTAGTGGTGTGGGCAATACGCGAAGGCCGCCAAGCTGCACGTGCAGTGGATGAGTATTTGATGGGTAGTTCCAGTTTACCGCTCTAA